One part of the Andrena cerasifolii isolate SP2316 chromosome 4, iyAndCera1_principal, whole genome shotgun sequence genome encodes these proteins:
- the LOC143367648 gene encoding monocarboxylate transporter 9 isoform X3: MSRVSLNKSQYSQYGSRRVRKISTTESEYSVEEHARLTTNDGTGDEASPDDEGGSLCEYHDIPPPPDGGYGWVVVFASFMCNMIVDGIAYTFGVFLGEFVKYFEEGKGKTAWVGSLLSGMYLSAGPVVSALTNKYGCRAVCIAGSFLGAAAFILSTFSTSVNMLMITYGVMGGIGFGLIYLPAVVCVGYYFETKRSLATGIAVCGSGFGTFAFAPLATMLLEEYSWKGANLILAGLILNCAVFGALMRPLEYPKASSVKPLLQRMAEEKRFQMERGSIGGSYFMVQLPDGSMEKRMKMPINIDPGVHSSFNLDQLVPGTPLTPVPTVPTLPTISEVKVQEHSSSGATSNSGSMDLKSLSTKSKSKRNIDDTKDAKDMLEKPENEFKPIIPRNASQPAFTTHVQGLPKNGSVPFFDRIRKTSTGERYKPSLSAIKNSRTTLNSNGDIRKSLHLRLSTSSVMGSRTNNAEVDDGESITFTTSKSSIPKEKPQIIRPLSRKDIFYSGSVVNLPEYQSQKSLANYRQSVISLSKSVRGDIKDTDVEKARQQPLCPCLVLPDSFKEALATMMDISLLKNPVFLLIGISNVFGMAGLYVPFVYLVEAAVKDGIERNSASFLLSIIGITNTVGRVACGYIADFPQVDSLLLNNICLIISTIAVAATPFCHSYVAYIFMSIFFGIAISGYISLTSIILVDLLGLDKLTNAFGLLILFRGAAAIVGSPLAGAVYDATGSYSIPFFMAGFFFFMSTVTSFMAPTMKRCTTPQTQPVILDTLTPIDEDIEEENEDDIPEIVETAPSPQELPEKEIKQIESVL; the protein is encoded by the exons ATGTCGCGCGTGTCGCTCAACAAGTCGCAGTACAGCCAGTACGGCTCGCGTCGCGTGCGCAAGATCAGCACG ACGGAAAGTGAATATTCTGTGGAAGAACATGCAAGACTAACGACTAACGATGGAACAGGCGACGAGGCATCTCCAGATGACGAAGGGGGGTCGCTGTGCGAGTACCATGATATACCACCCCCGCCGGATGGTGGATATGGGTGGGTCGTGGTATTCGCCTCCTTCATGTGTAACATGATTGTGGATGGTATCGCCTACACGTTTGGTGTCTTTCTGGGAgagtttgttaaatattttgaggaagggAAAGGCAAAACTGCatgggttggttcgttgttatcCGGCATGTACCTTAGCGCTG GACCCGTTGTCAGTGCTTTAACTAATAAATACGGGTGTAGAGCCGTGTGTATAGCGGGGAGTTTTTTAGGTGCAGCAGCATTTATACTTTCAACATTTTCAACAAGTGTAAATATGCTTATGATCACTTACGGTGTCATGGGAG gAATTGGATTTGGTCTAATATATTTACCAGCGGTAGTTTGCGTAGGTTATTATTTTGAAACCAAAAGATCTCTGGCTACAGGCATTGCTGTATGCGGCTCAGGATTTGGCACATTCGCATTTGCGCCGCTTGCGACTATGTTACTAGAAGAGTATAGTTGGAAAGGAGCGAATTTGATTCTTGCTGGCCTTATATTAAACTGTGCT GTGTTTGGTGCATTGATGAGGCCATTAGAATACCCGAAAGCATCCTCTGTTAAACCCTTGTTACAAAGAATGGCGGAAGAGAAAAGATTCCAAATGGAGCGCGGGAGTATCGGAGGTTCTTACTTCATGGTTCAACTGCCCGACGGATCCATGGAGAAGAGAATGAAGATGCCTATTAACATTGATCCTGGTGTTCACTCCAGTTTCAATTTAGACCAACTAGTGCCTG GAACTCCTTTAACGCCAGTTCCAACGGTACCAACCCTGCCCACTATATCGGAAGTGAAAGTGCAGGAGCACTCGTCTAGTGGAGCGACCAGCAACAGCGGCAGCATGGATTTGAAGAGTTTGTCCACCAAGTCAAAGAGCAAAAGGAATATCGATGATACCAAAGATGCGAAAGATATGCTGGAGAAGCCTGAAAACGAATTCAAGCCGATTATTCCTAGGAATGCTTCGCAGCCTGCTTTCACCACTCACGTGCAGGGCTTACCGAAGAACGGGTCTGTGCCATTCTTCGACAGGATCCGGAAAACCAGTACTGGCGAGAGGTACAAGCCGAGCCTTAGCGCGATTAAGAATTCCAGGACAACGTTGAATTCTAATGGCGATATTAGAAAAAGTTTGCACTTAAGACTTTCCACGAGCAGCGTTATGGGCTCTCGGACTAATAACGCGGAAGTAGAC GATGGCGAAAGCATTACTTTTACCACTAGCAAATCTAGTATCCCAAAGGAAAAGCCACAGATTATTCGGCCTTTGTCGAGAAAAGATATTTTTTACAGCGGCAGCGTAGTTAATTTGCCAGAGTACCAGAGCCAGAAGTCGCTTGCGAATTATCGGCAAAGTGTTATTTCTCTATCGAAGTCTGTCCGCGGGGACATTAAGGACACCGACGTTGAGAAGGCACGTCAAC AACCACTGTGCCCCTGCTTGGTGCTACCTGATTCGTTTAAAGAGGCTTTGGCGACGATGATGGACATATCTCTGTTGAAAAATCCAGTGTTTCTTCTAATTGGCATTAGTAACGTGTTTGGAATGGCTGGATTGTACGTTCCCTTTGTATATTTAGTAGAAGCTGCGGTCAAGGAT GGAATTGAAAGGAATTCTGCATCATTTTTACTGTCTATCATCGGTATTACCAATACCGTGGGCCGCGTGGCTTGCGGGTATATCGCGGACTTCCCGCAAGTAGACTCGTTGCTATTGAATAATATCTGTTTAATTATATCGACGATTGCTGTAGCTGCAACTCCGTTCTGCCATTCCTACGTTGCTTATATTTTCATGAGCATTTTCTTTGGCATAGCTATAT CTGGATACATCTCCCTGACATCGATTATTTTGGTCGACCTGCTGGGCTTGGACAAGCTGACAAACGCGTTCggccttttaattttattcagaGGAGCTGCCGCAATCGTTGGCTCGCCTTTGGCCGGTGCCGTTTACGATGCAACGGGAAGCTACAGCATCCCATTCTTTATGgcaggattttttttctttatgagCACCGTTACCAGTTTCATGGCTCCAACGATGAAACGGTGCACAACGCCGCAG ACTCAGCCTGTGATATTAGATACGTTGACTCCAATTGATGAAGATATCGAAGAAGAGAATGAGGATGATAttcctgaaattgtagaaactgCGCCATCACCGCAGGAACTACCCGAGAAGGAAATTAAGCAAATAGAGTCTGTTTTATAa
- the LOC143367648 gene encoding monocarboxylate transporter 9 isoform X6, which yields MCNMIVDGIAYTFGVFLGEFVKYFEEGKGKTAWVGSLLSGMYLSAGPVVSALTNKYGCRAVCIAGSFLGAAAFILSTFSTSVNMLMITYGVMGGIGFGLIYLPAVVCVGYYFETKRSLATGIAVCGSGFGTFAFAPLATMLLEEYSWKGANLILAGLILNCAVFGALMRPLEYPKASSVKPLLQRMAEEKRFQMERGSIGGSYFMVQLPDGSMEKRMKMPINIDPGVHSSFNLDQLVPGTPLTPVPTVPTLPTISEVKVQEHSSSGATSNSGSMDLKSLSTKSKSKRNIDDTKDAKDMLEKPENEFKPIIPRNASQPAFTTHVQGLPKNGSVPFFDRIRKTSTGERYKPSLSAIKNSRTTLNSNGDIRKSLHLRLSTSSVMGSRTNNAEVDDGESITFTTSKSSIPKEKPQIIRPLSRKDIFYSGSVVNLPEYQSQKSLANYRQSVISLSKSVRGDIKDTDVEKARQQPLCPCLVLPDSFKEALATMMDISLLKNPVFLLIGISNVFGMAGLYVPFVYLVEAAVKDGIERNSASFLLSIIGITNTVGRVACGYIADFPQVDSLLLNNICLIISTIAVAATPFCHSYVAYIFMSIFFGIAISGYISLTSIILVDLLGLDKLTNAFGLLILFRGAAAIVGSPLAGAVYDATGSYSIPFFMAGFFFFMSTVTSFMAPTMKRCTTPQTQPVILDTLTPIDEDIEEENEDDIPEIVETAPSPQELPEKEIKQIESVL from the exons ATGTGTAACATGATTGTGGATGGTATCGCCTACACGTTTGGTGTCTTTCTGGGAgagtttgttaaatattttgaggaagggAAAGGCAAAACTGCatgggttggttcgttgttatcCGGCATGTACCTTAGCGCTG GACCCGTTGTCAGTGCTTTAACTAATAAATACGGGTGTAGAGCCGTGTGTATAGCGGGGAGTTTTTTAGGTGCAGCAGCATTTATACTTTCAACATTTTCAACAAGTGTAAATATGCTTATGATCACTTACGGTGTCATGGGAG gAATTGGATTTGGTCTAATATATTTACCAGCGGTAGTTTGCGTAGGTTATTATTTTGAAACCAAAAGATCTCTGGCTACAGGCATTGCTGTATGCGGCTCAGGATTTGGCACATTCGCATTTGCGCCGCTTGCGACTATGTTACTAGAAGAGTATAGTTGGAAAGGAGCGAATTTGATTCTTGCTGGCCTTATATTAAACTGTGCT GTGTTTGGTGCATTGATGAGGCCATTAGAATACCCGAAAGCATCCTCTGTTAAACCCTTGTTACAAAGAATGGCGGAAGAGAAAAGATTCCAAATGGAGCGCGGGAGTATCGGAGGTTCTTACTTCATGGTTCAACTGCCCGACGGATCCATGGAGAAGAGAATGAAGATGCCTATTAACATTGATCCTGGTGTTCACTCCAGTTTCAATTTAGACCAACTAGTGCCTG GAACTCCTTTAACGCCAGTTCCAACGGTACCAACCCTGCCCACTATATCGGAAGTGAAAGTGCAGGAGCACTCGTCTAGTGGAGCGACCAGCAACAGCGGCAGCATGGATTTGAAGAGTTTGTCCACCAAGTCAAAGAGCAAAAGGAATATCGATGATACCAAAGATGCGAAAGATATGCTGGAGAAGCCTGAAAACGAATTCAAGCCGATTATTCCTAGGAATGCTTCGCAGCCTGCTTTCACCACTCACGTGCAGGGCTTACCGAAGAACGGGTCTGTGCCATTCTTCGACAGGATCCGGAAAACCAGTACTGGCGAGAGGTACAAGCCGAGCCTTAGCGCGATTAAGAATTCCAGGACAACGTTGAATTCTAATGGCGATATTAGAAAAAGTTTGCACTTAAGACTTTCCACGAGCAGCGTTATGGGCTCTCGGACTAATAACGCGGAAGTAGAC GATGGCGAAAGCATTACTTTTACCACTAGCAAATCTAGTATCCCAAAGGAAAAGCCACAGATTATTCGGCCTTTGTCGAGAAAAGATATTTTTTACAGCGGCAGCGTAGTTAATTTGCCAGAGTACCAGAGCCAGAAGTCGCTTGCGAATTATCGGCAAAGTGTTATTTCTCTATCGAAGTCTGTCCGCGGGGACATTAAGGACACCGACGTTGAGAAGGCACGTCAAC AACCACTGTGCCCCTGCTTGGTGCTACCTGATTCGTTTAAAGAGGCTTTGGCGACGATGATGGACATATCTCTGTTGAAAAATCCAGTGTTTCTTCTAATTGGCATTAGTAACGTGTTTGGAATGGCTGGATTGTACGTTCCCTTTGTATATTTAGTAGAAGCTGCGGTCAAGGAT GGAATTGAAAGGAATTCTGCATCATTTTTACTGTCTATCATCGGTATTACCAATACCGTGGGCCGCGTGGCTTGCGGGTATATCGCGGACTTCCCGCAAGTAGACTCGTTGCTATTGAATAATATCTGTTTAATTATATCGACGATTGCTGTAGCTGCAACTCCGTTCTGCCATTCCTACGTTGCTTATATTTTCATGAGCATTTTCTTTGGCATAGCTATAT CTGGATACATCTCCCTGACATCGATTATTTTGGTCGACCTGCTGGGCTTGGACAAGCTGACAAACGCGTTCggccttttaattttattcagaGGAGCTGCCGCAATCGTTGGCTCGCCTTTGGCCGGTGCCGTTTACGATGCAACGGGAAGCTACAGCATCCCATTCTTTATGgcaggattttttttctttatgagCACCGTTACCAGTTTCATGGCTCCAACGATGAAACGGTGCACAACGCCGCAG ACTCAGCCTGTGATATTAGATACGTTGACTCCAATTGATGAAGATATCGAAGAAGAGAATGAGGATGATAttcctgaaattgtagaaactgCGCCATCACCGCAGGAACTACCCGAGAAGGAAATTAAGCAAATAGAGTCTGTTTTATAa